One Pseudomonas brassicacearum genomic region harbors:
- the murB gene encoding UDP-N-acetylmuramate dehydrogenase: MTLQVQAGVSLKPFNSFGVDVKARLFAEAHSDDDVREALAYAAGHEVPLLVIGGGSNLLLTDDIDALVLRMASKGVRLLSDDGERVVIEAEAGEPWHPFVQHTLAQGWSGLENLSLIPGTVGAAPMQNIGAYGVEIKDVFAGLTALDRQTGGLRDFTLEECRFTYRDSLFKQQAGRWLILRVRFALSRAAHLHLEYGPVRQRLTEQGIEQATPTDVSRAICSIRSEKLPDPAVLGNAGSFFKNPLVPASHVAQLKVQYPDLVAYPQPEGQMKVAAGWLIERAGWKGFREGDAGVHKLQALVLVNYGNATGPQLLDLAQRIQKDIAERFQVELEMEPNRY, translated from the coding sequence ATGACCTTGCAGGTACAGGCCGGCGTCAGCCTCAAGCCCTTCAACAGTTTTGGCGTGGACGTGAAGGCTCGGTTGTTCGCCGAAGCCCACAGTGATGATGATGTTCGCGAGGCGCTGGCCTATGCCGCTGGACATGAGGTGCCGCTGCTGGTGATTGGCGGCGGCAGCAACCTGTTGCTGACCGACGACATCGATGCGCTGGTGCTGCGCATGGCGAGCAAAGGGGTTCGCCTGCTCAGCGATGACGGCGAACGGGTGGTGATCGAAGCCGAAGCAGGGGAGCCGTGGCACCCTTTCGTCCAGCACACGTTGGCGCAGGGTTGGTCGGGGTTGGAGAACCTCAGCCTGATTCCCGGTACCGTCGGGGCGGCGCCGATGCAAAATATCGGCGCCTACGGGGTCGAGATCAAGGACGTCTTCGCTGGCCTCACCGCCCTGGATCGCCAGACCGGCGGGCTGCGCGATTTCACCCTCGAAGAATGCCGTTTTACCTACCGCGACAGCCTGTTCAAGCAGCAGGCGGGTCGCTGGCTGATCCTGCGGGTGCGCTTTGCCCTCAGTCGCGCCGCGCATCTGCATCTGGAGTACGGCCCGGTCCGCCAACGGTTGACCGAGCAGGGCATCGAGCAGGCGACGCCTACCGATGTCAGTCGGGCCATTTGCAGCATTCGCAGCGAAAAACTTCCAGACCCGGCCGTGTTGGGCAACGCTGGCAGTTTTTTCAAGAATCCGCTGGTGCCGGCCTCGCACGTGGCGCAACTCAAAGTGCAGTATCCGGACTTGGTGGCTTATCCACAGCCCGAAGGGCAGATGAAAGTCGCCGCCGGCTGGCTGATCGAACGGGCCGGCTGGAAGGGCTTCCGCGAAGGTGACGCCGGGGTGCACAAGTTGCAGGCGCTGGTGCTGGTCAACTATGGCAATGCCACTGGCCCGCAACTGTTGGACCTGGCCCAGCGCATCCAGAAAGACATCGCCGAACGGTTCCAGGTCGAGCTGGAAATGGAACCCAATCGGTACTGA
- a CDS encoding low molecular weight protein-tyrosine-phosphatase produces the protein MRVLFVCLGNICRSPTAEGILRHKLHEAGLAGQVEVASAGTGDWHVGKAPDKRSQAAALKRGYDLSAQRAQQVTRADFAAYDLILAMDSSNLRHLKVMQPANGRAELDLFLRRYEAELDDVPDPYYDGEQGFEQVLDLIELATDRLVIELKGRL, from the coding sequence ATGCGGGTTCTGTTCGTCTGCCTCGGCAATATCTGCCGCTCGCCCACCGCCGAAGGCATCTTGCGGCATAAGCTGCACGAGGCCGGGCTGGCCGGGCAGGTGGAAGTCGCTTCCGCCGGCACCGGTGACTGGCATGTGGGCAAGGCCCCGGACAAACGCAGCCAGGCGGCGGCCTTGAAGCGAGGCTACGACTTGTCGGCCCAGCGTGCGCAGCAGGTGACCCGCGCCGACTTCGCCGCCTACGACTTGATCCTGGCGATGGACAGCAGCAACCTGCGCCACCTCAAGGTCATGCAACCGGCCAACGGCAGGGCCGAACTGGACCTGTTCCTGCGGCGCTACGAGGCTGAACTCGATGACGTGCCGGATCCTTACTACGACGGCGAGCAGGGCTTCGAGCAAGTGCTGGACTTGATCGAACTCGCCACCGATCGCTTGGTGATCGAATTGAAGGGGCGCTTATGA
- the kdsB gene encoding 3-deoxy-manno-octulosonate cytidylyltransferase: MTTAFTVVIPSRFASTRLPGKPLLLIAGKPMIQHVWEQACKSSAQRVVVATDDARIMEACKGFGAEVVLTREDHNSGTDRLAEVAEKLGLAPDAIVVNVQGDEPLIPPSVIDQVAANLAAHTEARMATLAEPIKDVQTLFNPSVVKVVSDLNGLALTFSRATLPWARDAFAQNQDVMPQGVPYRRHIGIYAYRAGFLQDFVAWGPCWLENTESLEQLRALWHGVRIHVADALIAPPTGVDTAEDLERVRRLLEA, encoded by the coding sequence ATGACCACAGCCTTTACCGTCGTCATTCCCTCGCGCTTCGCCTCGACACGCCTGCCCGGCAAACCGCTGCTGTTGATCGCTGGCAAGCCGATGATCCAGCACGTGTGGGAACAGGCCTGCAAAAGCAGCGCCCAGCGTGTGGTGGTGGCGACGGACGATGCGCGCATCATGGAGGCCTGCAAGGGCTTTGGCGCCGAGGTAGTCCTGACCCGCGAGGATCACAATTCCGGCACTGATCGCTTGGCGGAGGTCGCCGAGAAACTCGGCCTGGCACCTGACGCCATCGTGGTCAATGTGCAGGGTGATGAACCGTTGATCCCGCCCAGCGTGATCGATCAGGTCGCGGCGAACCTGGCGGCCCATACCGAGGCGCGCATGGCCACCCTGGCCGAGCCGATCAAGGATGTGCAAACCCTCTTCAATCCCAGCGTGGTCAAGGTGGTCAGCGACCTCAACGGCCTGGCGCTGACCTTCAGTCGCGCGACATTGCCCTGGGCCCGGGATGCGTTCGCGCAAAACCAGGACGTGATGCCGCAAGGCGTGCCGTACCGCCGCCACATCGGCATCTATGCCTACCGCGCCGGTTTCCTCCAGGACTTCGTTGCATGGGGCCCGTGCTGGCTGGAAAACACCGAATCCCTGGAGCAACTGCGTGCCCTGTGGCATGGCGTGCGAATTCATGTCGCCGATGCGCTGATCGCCCCGCCAACGGGCGTCGATACCGCTGAAGACCTCGAGCGCGTTCGTCGCCTGCTGGAGGCCTGA
- a CDS encoding Trm112 family protein, protein MDTKLLDILACPVCKGPLKLSADKTELISKGAGLAYPIRDGIPVMLESEARTLTTDERLDK, encoded by the coding sequence ATGGACACCAAATTGCTCGACATTCTGGCCTGCCCAGTCTGCAAAGGCCCGCTCAAGCTCAGCGCCGACAAGACCGAACTGATCAGTAAGGGCGCTGGCCTGGCCTATCCGATTCGTGATGGCATCCCGGTGATGCTCGAAAGCGAAGCCCGTACCCTGACTACCGATGAGCGCCTGGATAAATGA
- the lpxK gene encoding tetraacyldisaccharide 4'-kinase, with amino-acid sequence MAMSDRLLAAWYEGHPALTLLRPLEWLYRRVVVGKRERFLAGEGEIYQPPVPLIVVGNITVGGTGKTPLILWMIQHCQRSGLRVGVVSRGYGAKPPQLPWRVEAEQGADVAGDEPLLIVQRTGVPLMIDPDRSRAVRALLETEALDLILSDDGMQHYRLARDLELVLIDSARGLGNRRCLPAGPLREPVERLQSVDAVLYNGASADREDGFAFELRPTELVNLASGERRPLDHFPAGQALHAVAGIGNPQRFFKTLETLHWRPIPHGFADHAEYSAQALNFTPSLPVVMTEKDAVKCRAFAAPDWWYLAVDAAPSPAFVDWFDTQLMRLLPDRLLP; translated from the coding sequence ATGGCCATGTCCGATCGTTTGCTTGCCGCGTGGTACGAAGGTCATCCGGCCCTGACGTTGTTGCGGCCACTGGAATGGCTGTACCGGCGAGTGGTGGTGGGCAAGCGGGAGCGATTCCTGGCCGGCGAGGGAGAGATCTACCAGCCCCCCGTGCCGCTGATCGTAGTCGGCAATATCACGGTCGGCGGCACCGGCAAGACGCCGTTGATCCTGTGGATGATCCAGCACTGCCAGCGCAGTGGCCTGCGGGTCGGTGTGGTCAGCCGGGGGTACGGCGCCAAGCCGCCGCAATTGCCATGGCGGGTCGAGGCCGAGCAGGGCGCCGACGTCGCGGGCGACGAGCCGCTGCTGATTGTCCAGCGCACCGGCGTGCCGCTGATGATCGATCCTGATCGCAGCCGTGCGGTCCGGGCACTGCTGGAAACCGAGGCGCTGGACCTGATCCTGTCTGATGACGGCATGCAGCATTACCGTCTGGCCCGGGACCTTGAACTGGTGCTGATCGATAGCGCCCGTGGCCTGGGCAACCGACGCTGCCTGCCCGCCGGTCCGTTGCGCGAGCCGGTCGAGCGCCTGCAATCGGTCGACGCCGTGCTGTACAACGGCGCCAGTGCCGACCGAGAAGACGGCTTCGCTTTCGAGTTGCGCCCCACCGAGCTGGTGAACCTGGCCAGCGGCGAACGACGGCCCCTTGATCATTTTCCAGCCGGCCAGGCCTTGCACGCCGTGGCTGGCATCGGCAATCCCCAGCGTTTCTTCAAGACCCTCGAAACGCTACACTGGCGGCCAATACCACACGGGTTTGCCGACCATGCCGAATACAGCGCCCAGGCGTTGAATTTCACGCCTTCGTTGCCCGTGGTCATGACGGAAAAGGACGCCGTCAAATGCCGTGCCTTCGCCGCACCCGACTGGTGGTACCTGGCGGTAGACGCCGCGCCATCGCCGGCCTTCGTGGACTGGTTCGATACGCAGTTGATGCGCCTGTTGCCGGATCGGCTTTTGCCTTAA
- a CDS encoding ExbD/TolR family protein — MKFRRKPRENIEINLASLIDVVFILLLFFVVTTTFTRETQLKVELPQAVSGSPAEEQQLKNLEITISAEGAFSVNNQLLPKSDLASLIEALQKESGGDTTLPLSISADGKTPHQSVITAMDAAGKLGFSHLRMTTVEAAPAP, encoded by the coding sequence GTGAAATTCCGCCGCAAACCTCGGGAAAACATCGAGATCAACCTCGCATCGTTGATCGACGTGGTGTTCATCCTGCTGCTGTTTTTTGTCGTGACCACCACGTTCACCCGTGAAACCCAGCTCAAGGTCGAATTGCCGCAAGCCGTCAGTGGCTCGCCGGCTGAAGAGCAGCAACTGAAGAATCTGGAAATCACCATCAGCGCCGAAGGCGCGTTCTCGGTGAACAACCAGCTGCTGCCCAAGAGTGACCTGGCGAGCCTGATCGAGGCCCTGCAGAAGGAGTCCGGCGGCGACACCACCCTGCCGCTGTCCATCAGCGCCGACGGCAAGACCCCTCATCAATCGGTCATCACCGCCATGGACGCCGCCGGCAAGCTCGGTTTCAGCCATTTACGCATGACCACCGTCGAGGCGGCGCCTGCACCCTGA
- a CDS encoding MotA/TolQ/ExbB proton channel family protein, producing MWELVKSGGWMMLPIILSSIAALGIVAERLWTLRASRVTPEHLLGQVWVWIKDKQLNKDKLKELRASSPLGEVLAAGLANSKHGREIMKECIEEAAARVIHELERYISTLGTIAAMSPLLGLLGTVLGMIDIFSAFTGSGMTTNAAVLAGGISKALITTAAGLMVGIPAVFFHRFLQRRVDELVVGMEQEAIKLVEVVQGDRDVDLAGGKQ from the coding sequence GTGTGGGAATTGGTCAAATCCGGCGGCTGGATGATGTTGCCGATCATTCTGAGTTCCATCGCGGCACTGGGCATCGTTGCCGAACGCCTGTGGACCCTGCGGGCCAGCCGCGTGACCCCAGAGCATTTGCTCGGGCAGGTCTGGGTCTGGATCAAGGACAAACAACTGAACAAGGACAAGCTCAAGGAACTGCGGGCCAGTTCGCCCCTGGGCGAAGTCCTGGCCGCAGGCCTGGCGAACTCCAAGCATGGTCGCGAGATCATGAAGGAGTGCATCGAAGAGGCCGCCGCCCGGGTCATCCATGAACTGGAGCGCTACATCAGCACCCTGGGCACCATCGCCGCCATGTCCCCGCTGCTGGGCCTGTTGGGTACGGTGCTGGGCATGATCGACATTTTCAGCGCGTTCACCGGCTCCGGCATGACCACCAACGCCGCCGTGCTGGCGGGGGGGATTTCCAAAGCCTTGATCACCACCGCTGCCGGCCTGATGGTGGGTATCCCTGCGGTGTTCTTCCATCGGTTCCTGCAACGCCGCGTCGACGAACTGGTGGTGGGCATGGAGCAGGAAGCCATCAAGTTGGTGGAGGTGGTGCAAGGTGATCGTGACGTGGACCTGGCCGGGGGCAAGCAGTGA
- a CDS encoding DNA internalization-related competence protein ComEC/Rec2 produces the protein MRTGLVALALGLLAPVFLPALPPLWLIAVMPVFALMVLPFRTYPLGFFLFGLAWACLSAQFALDDRLPVTLEGETRWVEGRVVGLPQYSDGVVRFELADAQSRRTRLPTSMRLAWFGGPPVSSGERWRLAVKLKRPAGLLNPHGFDYEAWLLSRGIGATGTVKDGRRLLPAQGAWRDGVRQALAQVDAQGRSGALAALVLGDGSGLSRDDWQVLQDTGTVHLLVISGQHIGLLAGLVYLLVAGAARYGVWPARLPWLPWACALAFSAALGYGLLAGFEVPVRRACAMIGLVLLWRWRFKHPDPWWAWLLAFNGVLLFDPLASLRPGFWLSFTAVAILIFTFGGRLGPWRWWQTWTRAQWLVAVGLCPLLLVLGLPVSLSGPLVNLLAVPWISLLVLPSALLGTALLPVPFIGEGLLWMAGGLLDLLFKGLAWVAGRMPAWMPASVPFWAWGIAALGAFLQLLPKGLPLRVLGWPMLLLMVFPPRESVPPGHAEIWHLDVGQGLAVLVRTRRHTLLYDAGPRFGEADAGERVVLPTLRKLGVQALDLMLLSHADADHAGGARAVRNGLSTTRVISGDPAALPDELQAGACDSGERWEWDGVRFELWQWSAALESNQKSCVLLVEAGGERLLLTGDIDTHAEHALLGGPLAVPIQWLAAAHHGSRSSSSMALLSRLKPHSVLISRGQGNAFGHPHPRVLARYRRLGMAIYDSAEQGAIRLQLGAHEPPFTEAGQRRYWRSPPPAGPKAGH, from the coding sequence ATGCGCACAGGATTAGTCGCGCTTGCACTGGGGCTGTTGGCCCCGGTTTTTTTACCGGCACTGCCGCCGCTGTGGCTGATTGCGGTCATGCCGGTGTTCGCGCTGATGGTTTTGCCGTTTCGAACCTATCCGCTGGGTTTTTTCCTGTTCGGGTTGGCCTGGGCCTGCCTGTCGGCGCAGTTTGCGCTGGACGACCGATTACCCGTCACGCTGGAGGGAGAAACCCGCTGGGTCGAAGGGCGCGTCGTCGGCTTGCCGCAGTACAGCGACGGCGTGGTGCGTTTCGAACTGGCCGATGCCCAGTCACGTCGTACCCGGCTGCCGACCTCGATGCGCCTGGCCTGGTTTGGTGGTCCACCCGTCAGCAGCGGCGAGCGATGGCGATTGGCAGTGAAACTCAAACGGCCCGCCGGGCTGCTGAACCCACACGGTTTCGACTATGAAGCCTGGCTGTTGAGTCGAGGCATCGGGGCGACTGGCACGGTGAAGGACGGCCGTCGTCTCCTGCCGGCGCAGGGCGCGTGGCGTGACGGCGTGCGACAGGCGCTGGCCCAGGTCGATGCCCAGGGTCGTTCCGGTGCGTTGGCGGCCTTGGTGCTTGGCGACGGCAGCGGATTGAGCCGCGATGACTGGCAAGTGCTGCAAGACACAGGCACCGTCCATTTACTGGTGATTTCCGGGCAGCACATCGGCCTGCTCGCCGGCCTGGTGTACCTGCTTGTGGCCGGTGCAGCACGCTATGGCGTGTGGCCGGCGCGTTTGCCGTGGTTGCCTTGGGCCTGCGCGCTGGCCTTCAGCGCGGCCCTGGGCTATGGCTTGCTCGCCGGCTTTGAGGTGCCGGTGCGGCGGGCCTGCGCGATGATCGGGCTGGTGCTGCTGTGGCGCTGGCGCTTCAAACATCCGGATCCTTGGTGGGCCTGGCTGCTGGCCTTTAATGGCGTGCTGCTGTTCGATCCGCTGGCTAGCCTGCGGCCAGGGTTCTGGCTGTCGTTTACGGCAGTGGCGATATTGATATTCACCTTTGGCGGTCGCCTGGGCCCCTGGCGCTGGTGGCAGACCTGGACCCGTGCCCAATGGCTGGTGGCGGTCGGTCTGTGTCCGTTGCTGTTGGTATTGGGCTTGCCGGTCAGTCTGAGCGGACCCCTGGTGAACTTGCTGGCAGTGCCTTGGATCAGCCTGTTGGTGTTGCCGTCGGCGCTGCTCGGCACGGCGTTGTTGCCGGTGCCATTCATCGGTGAGGGGCTGCTGTGGATGGCGGGCGGCTTGCTCGATTTGTTGTTCAAGGGGCTGGCATGGGTTGCCGGGCGAATGCCGGCGTGGATGCCTGCTTCGGTCCCGTTCTGGGCCTGGGGCATCGCCGCCCTCGGTGCCTTTTTGCAGCTGTTGCCCAAGGGCCTGCCGCTGCGGGTGCTGGGGTGGCCGATGCTGCTGTTGATGGTTTTCCCGCCGCGAGAAAGCGTGCCGCCAGGCCATGCCGAAATCTGGCACCTGGACGTAGGCCAAGGGCTCGCGGTGCTCGTGCGTACCCGTCGCCATACCCTGCTCTACGATGCCGGGCCGCGCTTTGGTGAGGCTGACGCGGGCGAGCGTGTGGTGCTGCCCACCTTGCGCAAACTGGGGGTACAGGCCCTGGACCTGATGCTGCTCAGCCATGCCGACGCCGACCACGCTGGCGGTGCCCGTGCCGTGCGTAACGGCCTGTCAACGACGCGTGTGATCAGCGGAGATCCTGCCGCGCTACCTGATGAACTGCAGGCGGGTGCCTGCGACAGCGGCGAGCGTTGGGAGTGGGACGGGGTCAGGTTCGAACTCTGGCAATGGTCCGCAGCTCTTGAAAGCAACCAGAAGTCCTGTGTCTTGCTGGTCGAGGCTGGCGGCGAGCGCTTGCTGCTGACCGGCGACATTGATACCCATGCCGAACACGCCTTGCTCGGCGGGCCCCTGGCGGTACCGATCCAATGGTTGGCCGCTGCGCATCATGGCAGCCGCAGCTCCTCGTCGATGGCGCTATTGTCGCGCTTGAAACCTCATTCGGTGCTGATTTCCCGGGGACAAGGCAACGCGTTTGGTCATCCGCATCCCCGGGTGCTCGCTCGCTACCGACGGCTGGGCATGGCGATTTATGACAGTGCCGAACAAGGCGCCATTCGTCTGCAACTGGGCGCCCATGAACCCCCTTTCACCGAGGCCGGGCAACGACGCTATTGGCGCAGTCCGCCGCCTGCGGGGCCAAAGGCCGGACATTGA
- a CDS encoding DUF2062 domain-containing protein, which translates to MPRRLFKRYMPDPESIREHKSLRFLGTLLHDPNLWHLNRHSVARAMAVGLFAAFLPIPLQMLLAAALAITVRGNIPIAVSLVWLTNPITMPAVFFCTYQTGAWLMDVPPRTLPEELTWEWISGQLATLWQPFLLGSVVTGLVLGALAYFVTMSYWRWWVTRQWKRRKKSRM; encoded by the coding sequence ATGCCCCGGCGCCTATTCAAACGTTACATGCCTGACCCAGAGAGCATTCGGGAACACAAATCCTTACGCTTTCTCGGCACCCTTTTGCACGATCCCAACCTTTGGCACCTCAATCGGCATTCCGTGGCACGGGCGATGGCTGTCGGCCTGTTTGCCGCTTTCCTGCCGATCCCTTTGCAGATGTTGCTGGCCGCGGCGCTGGCTATCACGGTGCGCGGCAATATACCGATCGCGGTGAGCCTGGTCTGGCTGACCAATCCGATCACGATGCCGGCGGTATTTTTCTGCACCTATCAGACCGGCGCCTGGCTGATGGATGTGCCGCCCCGCACGTTGCCTGAGGAACTGACTTGGGAATGGATCAGCGGCCAGTTGGCCACTTTGTGGCAACCGTTTCTGTTGGGTTCAGTGGTGACCGGCCTGGTACTTGGTGCCCTCGCCTACTTCGTCACCATGAGCTATTGGCGTTGGTGGGTGACTCGGCAGTGGAAGCGGCGCAAGAAAAGTCGGATGTGA
- a CDS encoding ABC transporter permease, translating into MSSELRPNLIALNTIVYREVRRFMRIWPQTLLPPAITMVLYFVIFGNLIGRQIGDMGGFTYMDYIVPGLIMMSVITNAYGNVVSSFFGAKFQRSIEELMVSPVSPHTILVGYALGGVLRGLAVGLIVTLLSLFFTDLQVHHLGVTILVVVLTATIFSLLGFINAVFARNFDDISIIPTFVLTPLTYLGGVFYSISLLPPFWQTVSLANPVLHMVNAFRYGILGVSDIRISIAITFMVVATLVLYVGCARLLVSGRGMRT; encoded by the coding sequence ATGAGTTCCGAACTGCGCCCCAACCTCATCGCCCTCAATACCATCGTTTACCGTGAAGTTCGGCGCTTCATGCGGATCTGGCCACAGACCCTGCTGCCGCCGGCCATCACCATGGTTTTGTACTTCGTGATCTTCGGCAACCTGATCGGCCGGCAGATCGGCGACATGGGTGGCTTCACGTACATGGACTACATCGTGCCGGGGCTGATCATGATGTCGGTGATCACCAATGCCTACGGCAACGTGGTGTCGAGTTTCTTCGGCGCCAAGTTTCAGCGTTCGATCGAAGAGCTGATGGTCTCGCCAGTTTCGCCCCATACCATCCTGGTCGGCTACGCCCTGGGTGGCGTATTGCGCGGTTTGGCGGTGGGCTTGATCGTGACCTTGCTGTCGCTGTTCTTCACCGATTTGCAGGTGCATCACCTGGGGGTGACGATATTGGTGGTGGTGCTCACGGCGACGATCTTTTCGCTGCTGGGGTTCATCAATGCTGTGTTTGCGCGCAACTTCGATGACATCTCCATTATTCCGACGTTCGTGCTGACGCCGCTGACCTATCTGGGGGGGGTGTTCTACTCGATCTCGCTGCTGCCGCCGTTTTGGCAGACTGTGTCGCTGGCTAATCCGGTGCTGCACATGGTTAACGCTTTCCGCTACGGCATTCTTGGGGTTTCGGACATCAGGATCAGTATTGCGATTACCTTCATGGTGGTGGCGACTTTGGTGCTTTATGTGGGGTGTGCGCGGTTGTTGGTGAGTGGGCGGGGGATGCGGACTTAA
- a CDS encoding ABC transporter ATP-binding protein, with the protein MSSALSIRQLTKTYGNGFQALSGIDLDVAEGDFFALLGPNGAGKSTTIGILSTLVNKTSGTVNIFGHDLDREPAALKRCIGVVPQEFNFNQFEKTFDIVVTQAGYYGIPPKIAKERAEQYLTQLGLWDKRDVPSRSLSGGMKRRLMIARALVHEPRLLILDEPTAGVDIELRRSMWTFLTELNQKGITIILTTHYLEEAEQLCRNIGIIDHGTIVENTSMRQLLSQLHVETFLLDLKNDLQVAPQLIGYPARLVDNHTLEVQVDKAVGITGLFSQLALQNIDVLSLRNKTNRLEELFVSLVEKNLAKVAV; encoded by the coding sequence ATGAGTTCCGCTCTGTCCATCCGGCAGTTAACCAAAACCTACGGCAACGGTTTCCAGGCCCTGAGTGGTATCGATCTGGACGTCGCCGAAGGTGACTTCTTCGCCTTGCTCGGCCCCAACGGCGCCGGCAAATCCACCACCATCGGTATTCTTTCCACCCTGGTGAACAAAACCAGCGGTACGGTGAATATCTTCGGCCATGACCTGGACCGCGAACCCGCCGCGCTCAAGCGCTGCATCGGCGTGGTGCCCCAGGAGTTCAACTTCAACCAGTTCGAGAAAACCTTCGACATCGTCGTGACCCAGGCCGGTTACTACGGCATCCCGCCGAAGATCGCCAAGGAGCGCGCCGAGCAGTACCTGACTCAGTTGGGGTTGTGGGACAAGCGTGACGTGCCGTCCCGTTCCTTGTCCGGCGGCATGAAGCGCCGATTGATGATTGCCCGCGCACTGGTGCACGAGCCGCGTCTGTTGATCCTCGACGAACCGACCGCGGGTGTGGACATCGAGCTACGCCGTTCGATGTGGACCTTCCTGACCGAGCTGAACCAGAAAGGCATCACCATCATCCTCACCACGCATTACCTGGAAGAGGCCGAGCAGCTGTGCCGCAACATCGGCATCATCGACCATGGCACCATCGTCGAGAACACCAGCATGCGACAGTTGCTCAGCCAACTGCATGTGGAAACCTTTCTGCTGGACCTGAAAAACGATCTGCAGGTTGCGCCGCAGCTCATCGGTTATCCGGCCCGGCTGGTGGACAACCACACCCTGGAAGTCCAAGTGGATAAAGCCGTCGGCATTACCGGATTGTTCAGCCAGTTGGCGCTGCAAAACATCGACGTGCTGAGCCTGCGCAACAAAACCAATCGCCTTGAGGAGTTGTTCGTGTCCCTGGTGGAGAAAAATCTGGCGAAGGTGGCTGTATGA
- a CDS encoding glutathione S-transferase family protein: MLKIWGRKNSSNVRKALWCAEELGLAYEAIDAGGAFGVVDTPEYRAKNPNGRVPMIEDDGFVLWESNTIVRYLAARHAAGSPWYPADVQARAKAEKWMDWTTSSFAGPFRTVFWGVLRTPAEQQDWVAIKAAIKECEHLLAMVEQTLSEQPYLSGDEIGMGDIPLGSFIYAWLEMPIERAALPYVQAWYARLQQRPAYRKAVMTALT; encoded by the coding sequence ATGCTGAAGATCTGGGGCCGGAAAAATTCATCGAATGTGCGCAAGGCGCTCTGGTGCGCCGAAGAGCTGGGGCTGGCCTACGAGGCCATCGACGCCGGTGGGGCATTCGGCGTGGTGGACACCCCCGAATACCGTGCGAAAAATCCCAACGGCCGCGTGCCAATGATCGAAGACGACGGCTTCGTGCTTTGGGAGTCCAACACCATCGTGCGTTACCTGGCCGCCCGCCATGCAGCGGGTTCGCCGTGGTATCCCGCTGACGTACAGGCACGGGCCAAGGCTGAAAAATGGATGGACTGGACCACGTCCAGTTTTGCCGGACCGTTTCGCACCGTATTCTGGGGCGTCTTGCGCACTCCGGCCGAGCAGCAGGACTGGGTGGCCATCAAGGCGGCGATCAAAGAGTGCGAGCACTTGCTGGCGATGGTGGAGCAGACCTTGAGCGAACAGCCCTACCTTTCGGGCGATGAAATCGGCATGGGCGACATCCCCTTGGGCAGTTTCATTTATGCCTGGTTAGAGATGCCTATCGAGCGGGCTGCGTTGCCTTACGTGCAGGCCTGGTACGCGCGGTTGCAACAGCGCCCGGCTTACCGTAAGGCCGTCATGACCGCGTTGACTTAA
- a CDS encoding PA2817 family protein — MSNVVADHLVLLDHLRSILVAVGEAEQVPEESHALFLERFDELRAQLPVDPIESQYLGQDLLCQVIVRYPQIAHLVPRDLLWYFAGDCLHYMPDEEIALYQALEERRFEAEQNDEPFDWNQEKQLLAMSDQDSKH; from the coding sequence GTGTCCAATGTCGTTGCCGATCACCTTGTCTTGCTTGACCACTTGCGCAGCATCCTGGTCGCCGTAGGTGAGGCCGAACAGGTCCCTGAAGAAAGCCATGCCCTGTTTCTGGAGCGCTTCGACGAATTGCGCGCGCAACTGCCCGTTGACCCGATCGAAAGCCAATACCTGGGCCAGGACCTCTTGTGCCAGGTGATTGTCCGTTACCCACAGATCGCCCACCTGGTGCCGCGCGACCTGCTCTGGTACTTCGCCGGCGACTGCCTGCACTACATGCCCGACGAAGAAATCGCCCTGTACCAGGCCTTGGAAGAACGTCGTTTCGAGGCCGAACAAAACGACGAGCCCTTCGACTGGAACCAGGAAAAGCAGTTGCTGGCGATGTCGGATCAAGACAGCAAGCACTGA